Proteins co-encoded in one Phorcysia thermohydrogeniphila genomic window:
- a CDS encoding 2-oxoacid:ferredoxin oxidoreductase subunit beta: MNAANIPMEKIIEKKPYFKYLRLSKLPTIWCPGCGIGQAFRATCMALDELGIPNDKVAMVSGIGCSSRTPGYFDGFTLHTTHGRALTFATGLKLFKPELTTIIFTGDGDALAIGGNHFIHAARRNIDVTVVLINNWIYGMTGGQVSPTTPEGSYATTMPYGNYEPQFDIAKVAIAAGATYVARGTAYHAMELKKLIMDGIKHKGFSLIEVLSPCTVIYGRKNRMSTEEMYFWFKENTLPIQAWEKLPEEKRAGKIPRGVLYHDTSRPEYTEVYWKRVKELSGGEK; this comes from the coding sequence ATGAACGCCGCTAACATACCTATGGAAAAAATCATTGAAAAGAAGCCTTACTTTAAGTACCTGCGTCTTAGCAAGCTCCCTACTATCTGGTGTCCGGGTTGCGGTATCGGACAGGCTTTCAGGGCTACCTGTATGGCCCTTGACGAGCTCGGAATACCAAACGACAAAGTTGCAATGGTCTCCGGTATCGGATGTTCTTCAAGGACTCCCGGTTACTTTGACGGATTTACCCTCCACACAACTCACGGAAGGGCTCTCACCTTCGCAACAGGTTTAAAGCTCTTTAAGCCCGAGCTCACAACAATCATCTTCACCGGAGACGGTGACGCTCTCGCCATCGGTGGAAACCACTTTATCCACGCTGCAAGGAGAAACATTGACGTTACAGTTGTTCTCATCAACAACTGGATTTACGGTATGACAGGTGGACAGGTTTCCCCAACAACTCCAGAAGGTTCTTACGCTACAACAATGCCTTACGGAAACTACGAGCCCCAGTTTGACATAGCAAAGGTAGCCATAGCTGCCGGAGCTACCTACGTTGCAAGGGGAACGGCCTACCACGCAATGGAGCTCAAGAAGCTCATAATGGACGGAATTAAGCACAAAGGTTTCTCCCTAATTGAGGTTCTCTCTCCATGTACAGTTATCTACGGACGTAAGAACAGGATGAGCACAGAGGAGATGTACTTCTGGTTCAAGGAGAACACACTACCTATTCAGGCTTGGGAGAAACTCCCAGAGGAGAAGAGGGCTGGAAAGATACCAAGGGGTGTTCTCTACCACGACACCTCAAGACCTGAGTACACGGAAGTTTACTGGAAAAGGGTGAAAGAGCTCTCTGGAGGTGAAAAATGA
- a CDS encoding 2-oxoacid:acceptor oxidoreductase family protein, protein MRYEVRVIGSAGQGSILAAVVLATAAAEEGLYATQTATYGAAMRSGVSLGDVVISNEPIDFPKTTDLDAVIIQSQEAYDDMVKGKPVRLDPECGENDADILVNVKPGALVIVDADLVQCDLDCNMYRVVSAPIARTAAEVLGRRQVMNIVALGVFQVATTIQFDGKPLISEDSFLKAIEKSVPARFIDLNKNAFLEGVKIGQQALQKA, encoded by the coding sequence ATGAGGTATGAAGTTAGAGTTATAGGTTCTGCTGGTCAGGGTTCCATATTGGCCGCAGTTGTCCTTGCTACGGCAGCAGCCGAGGAAGGGCTTTACGCTACCCAGACAGCTACCTACGGCGCTGCTATGAGGAGTGGAGTTTCTCTTGGAGACGTGGTTATCTCCAACGAGCCTATTGACTTCCCAAAGACAACAGACCTTGACGCAGTTATCATACAGTCTCAGGAAGCTTACGACGATATGGTAAAGGGTAAGCCTGTAAGGCTTGACCCTGAGTGTGGCGAGAATGACGCCGACATCCTCGTAAACGTTAAGCCGGGAGCTCTCGTAATAGTAGACGCCGACCTCGTCCAGTGCGACCTTGACTGCAACATGTACAGAGTTGTTTCTGCCCCAATAGCCAGAACGGCAGCAGAGGTTCTTGGAAGAAGGCAGGTTATGAACATCGTTGCCCTTGGAGTTTTTCAGGTTGCAACCACCATCCAGTTTGACGGAAAGCCCCTCATCTCTGAGGATTCCTTCCTTAAAGCGATTGAAAAGAGCGTTCCTGCAAGGTTCATTGACCTCAACAAGAACGCCTTCCTTGAAGGTGTCAAAATCGGCCAGCAAGCCCTCCAGAAAGCATAA
- the paaI gene encoding hydroxyphenylacetyl-CoA thioesterase PaaI, with protein sequence MVEKIADFMLKNDKVAVWLNVKLIEIKKGYAKIEMTVREDMLNAAGVCQGGAIFSLADFAFALASNSYGKVALATNANINFANPAFKGERLIAEATEMNRTRRTGLYRVEVRKENGQLVALFTGQVFVKDREILTEES encoded by the coding sequence TTGGTTGAGAAGATAGCCGACTTTATGCTAAAAAACGACAAAGTAGCCGTATGGCTCAACGTAAAACTAATAGAAATTAAGAAAGGTTACGCAAAAATTGAAATGACTGTAAGGGAAGATATGCTAAACGCTGCCGGCGTTTGTCAGGGAGGGGCAATATTTTCACTTGCAGACTTTGCCTTTGCCCTTGCATCAAACAGTTACGGAAAAGTAGCCCTTGCAACAAACGCAAACATAAACTTTGCCAATCCAGCCTTTAAAGGTGAAAGGTTAATCGCAGAAGCCACTGAAATGAACAGAACAAGAAGAACAGGACTATACAGAGTAGAGGTAAGGAAGGAAAACGGTCAACTGGTCGCCCTCTTTACAGGACAGGTCTTCGTAAAAGATAGGGAAATACTAACTGAAGAATCCTAA
- the bioA gene encoding adenosylmethionine--8-amino-7-oxononanoate transaminase → MKVEKELLKEWDKTYVWHPFTQMAEYVKFDPIIIERGEGCWLYDIDGRKYLDAVGSIWCNVHGHNVKELNEALIEQVNKIAHSTLLGLSNVPAVLLAKRIVDIAPKGLNHVFYSDDGSTAMEVALKMAYQYWQLKGEKKRTKFVKLDEAYHGDTVGSVSIGGIDLFHSMFRELMFETYKIPSPHPYRFDGTPEECRDYALSKLEEVLEKHGEEVAAVVLEPLVQAAAGIIVHPEGFLKGVRELCNKYNVLLILDEVATGFGKTGKMFACEWEGVTPDIMAISKGLTAGYMPLAITLATDEVYEAFWGGDYGSGKTFFHGHTFTGNPLGCAVALANLDLFEKKGYPESLKPKIDYLYRKLYEELSELKHVGDIRGKGFMVGIELVKDKKTKEGFSWKDDVGRRVSRRIVEKGVFTRPLGPVLVIMPPLAISEEEIDFMVKTYRDAIVEVLGN, encoded by the coding sequence ATGAAAGTAGAAAAAGAGCTCCTTAAAGAGTGGGATAAAACTTACGTCTGGCATCCATTTACACAGATGGCCGAATACGTAAAGTTTGATCCGATTATTATTGAAAGGGGCGAAGGGTGCTGGCTCTACGATATTGATGGCAGAAAGTACCTTGACGCAGTCGGTTCAATCTGGTGTAACGTCCACGGCCATAACGTAAAAGAACTAAACGAGGCTCTAATAGAACAGGTAAATAAGATAGCCCACTCAACGCTCCTTGGCCTTTCAAACGTTCCGGCAGTCCTTTTAGCAAAGAGAATCGTTGATATAGCCCCTAAAGGGCTAAACCACGTCTTTTACTCTGACGACGGCTCAACAGCCATGGAAGTTGCCCTAAAGATGGCCTACCAGTACTGGCAACTTAAGGGAGAAAAGAAGAGGACAAAGTTTGTAAAGCTTGACGAGGCATACCACGGGGATACGGTAGGCTCTGTCAGCATCGGAGGAATAGACCTCTTCCACTCAATGTTTAGAGAGCTCATGTTTGAGACCTACAAAATTCCCTCCCCTCACCCTTACAGGTTTGACGGAACGCCAGAAGAGTGTAGGGACTACGCCCTCTCAAAGCTTGAAGAAGTCTTAGAGAAACACGGAGAAGAAGTTGCCGCGGTTGTTTTAGAGCCTCTCGTTCAGGCAGCAGCCGGAATAATCGTTCATCCGGAAGGCTTTTTAAAAGGGGTGAGGGAGCTCTGCAACAAGTACAACGTCCTCCTGATTTTAGACGAGGTTGCAACGGGCTTTGGAAAGACCGGAAAGATGTTTGCCTGTGAGTGGGAAGGGGTTACCCCGGACATTATGGCCATTTCAAAAGGACTTACTGCAGGATACATGCCCCTTGCAATAACATTGGCTACCGACGAGGTCTATGAAGCCTTCTGGGGAGGGGACTACGGAAGTGGAAAGACCTTCTTCCACGGACACACCTTTACAGGAAACCCCTTAGGATGTGCAGTAGCCCTTGCAAACCTTGACCTTTTTGAGAAGAAGGGATATCCAGAGTCCTTAAAACCAAAAATTGACTACCTCTACAGGAAACTATACGAGGAGCTCTCAGAGCTCAAACACGTTGGAGACATAAGAGGAAAGGGCTTTATGGTAGGAATAGAGCTCGTCAAGGACAAGAAAACTAAAGAAGGCTTTTCGTGGAAGGACGATGTAGGAAGGAGAGTTTCAAGGAGAATCGTAGAAAAAGGCGTCTTTACAAGGCCTTTAGGTCCTGTCCTCGTGATAATGCCACCCTTAGCTATCTCTGAAGAGGAGATTGACTTTATGGTGAAAACTTACAGGGATGCAATCGTTGAGGTCTTGGGAAATTAA
- a CDS encoding gamma carbonic anhydrase family protein, producing the protein MIKPFRDLTPKIGERVFIAENATVIGDVEIGDDSSIWFGAILRGDVNYIKVGKCTSIQDGSVVHVTRKTHPTIIGNYVTVGHAVKLHGCTVKDNCLIGIGAIILDGAVINENSIVAAGALVPPGKEFPPGSLIMGFPAKVVRQLTEEEIKGLREHAERYVRYKDEYLEFFK; encoded by the coding sequence TTGATAAAGCCCTTCAGAGACCTAACCCCAAAAATTGGAGAAAGAGTTTTCATCGCAGAGAACGCAACGGTAATAGGAGACGTAGAGATAGGAGATGACAGTAGCATCTGGTTTGGAGCTATCCTGAGGGGAGACGTTAACTACATAAAAGTTGGTAAGTGTACCTCCATTCAGGACGGCTCCGTTGTCCACGTAACGAGAAAAACTCACCCGACAATTATCGGAAACTACGTAACTGTCGGACACGCAGTTAAACTTCACGGGTGCACAGTTAAAGATAACTGCCTGATAGGTATAGGAGCGATTATCCTTGACGGTGCAGTAATTAATGAGAACTCCATAGTCGCTGCTGGAGCTCTCGTTCCACCGGGAAAGGAGTTTCCTCCCGGAAGTCTCATAATGGGATTCCCTGCCAAGGTGGTAAGACAGCTAACAGAAGAAGAAATAAAAGGCCTAAGAGAGCACGCTGAAAGGTACGTAAGGTACAAAGACGAGTATCTGGAATTCTTTAAATAG
- the hrcA gene encoding heat-inducible transcriptional repressor HrcA produces the protein MERVRYTSEEQLSERERDILLKVAELYIETGEPVGSRTVQKTYRMKISSATIRNVMADLEDKGLLSQPHTSAGRVPTDEGLKIYINHLFLALGEEDTTLVNRLLDFIQGAGVSRPEEILSRVLDFLQNSTGYLGFGVNFVENLVVKGVTLIKVSHNKVLIVIKFSPDYILHKVIDIEIPDTELPKLSKELSKRFKGKTLGEVKKELIEEIDAVRQEFATLSFKVNKQILSTLNSVNQVKLQGTPNIVNVLADDLEKLKEILKVLEEKNVLLEILSKFLEENKKIDVILGSETSFKPFEPFSIVIGKYQVGMRNSGVVGIIGPKRMNYSEVIPIVENVARALSYLMNRDK, from the coding sequence ATGGAAAGGGTAAGGTACACTTCTGAGGAACAACTTTCTGAAAGGGAGAGAGATATTCTTTTAAAGGTTGCAGAGCTCTACATTGAGACCGGTGAACCCGTCGGCTCTCGGACGGTTCAAAAGACTTACAGGATGAAAATAAGCTCCGCAACCATAAGGAACGTTATGGCGGATTTAGAAGACAAAGGGCTTCTCTCCCAACCCCACACTTCTGCCGGAAGAGTTCCCACGGACGAAGGACTGAAAATTTACATAAACCACCTTTTCTTAGCTTTAGGAGAAGAAGACACCACCCTCGTTAACAGGCTACTGGATTTCATACAGGGTGCAGGCGTTTCAAGGCCAGAAGAGATACTCTCTCGGGTTCTTGATTTCCTCCAGAACTCAACAGGTTACCTTGGATTTGGAGTTAACTTTGTTGAGAACTTAGTAGTTAAAGGAGTTACGCTGATAAAGGTTTCACACAATAAAGTACTCATCGTTATCAAGTTCTCTCCAGACTACATACTCCACAAAGTAATAGACATAGAAATTCCCGACACGGAGCTCCCCAAACTGTCTAAGGAGCTCTCCAAACGCTTTAAAGGGAAAACCTTAGGAGAAGTCAAAAAAGAGCTCATAGAAGAGATAGACGCAGTAAGGCAGGAATTTGCTACCCTGTCTTTTAAGGTCAACAAGCAAATACTATCTACCTTAAACAGCGTAAACCAAGTAAAACTTCAAGGAACGCCCAACATAGTAAACGTTTTAGCCGATGACTTGGAGAAATTAAAGGAAATTCTTAAAGTTCTTGAAGAGAAAAACGTTCTCCTTGAAATACTATCCAAGTTTTTAGAGGAGAACAAGAAGATAGACGTAATTCTTGGCTCAGAAACCTCATTTAAACCCTTTGAACCTTTCAGTATAGTGATAGGAAAGTATCAGGTAGGAATGAGAAACAGCGGAGTTGTAGGAATAATAGGACCAAAGAGGATGAACTACTCTGAGGTCATTCCGATAGTTGAGAACGTGGCGAGAGCTCTCTCTTATTTAATGAACAGGGATAAATAA
- a CDS encoding HepT-like ribonuclease domain-containing protein, giving the protein MKSDKVYLAHILQECEFLMEYSAKISYEELVDDPVLSRAFVRSLEIIGEAVKNLSAGLKEKYCEIPWKKIAGMRDVLIHDYFGVDYEIVWRKTVCKDVPWLKMKIQEI; this is encoded by the coding sequence TTGAAAAGTGATAAAGTTTACTTAGCCCACATCTTGCAAGAATGTGAGTTTTTGATGGAATATTCCGCCAAAATTTCCTATGAAGAGCTTGTGGATGACCCAGTTCTATCAAGAGCGTTTGTAAGGAGTCTTGAAATCATAGGTGAGGCTGTTAAAAATCTTTCTGCAGGGCTTAAAGAAAAGTACTGTGAGATTCCTTGGAAAAAGATTGCGGGAATGAGGGACGTCCTCATTCACGATTATTTCGGTGTTGATTACGAGATTGTCTGGAGGAAGACCGTCTGTAAAGATGTTCCTTGGCTCAAAATGAAAATTCAGGAAATTTAA
- a CDS encoding nucleotidyltransferase family protein, giving the protein MKTLQSIIQILQKHEEKLKGKYKIKTLKIFGSYAVGKQTESSDLDVIVTFKEAPTLLEFLSLKEYIENLVKLKVDLVTENAISPYIRPHLKEVEVLNFEK; this is encoded by the coding sequence ATGAAGACGCTTCAGAGCATAATCCAGATTCTACAGAAGCACGAAGAAAAGTTAAAAGGAAAGTATAAAATAAAAACTTTAAAAATTTTTGGTTCTTACGCAGTAGGCAAACAAACAGAAAGCAGTGACCTTGATGTAATAGTGACCTTTAAAGAAGCTCCAACCCTTCTTGAGTTTTTAAGCTTAAAAGAATACATAGAAAACTTGGTTAAATTGAAAGTGGATTTGGTTACAGAGAATGCCATAAGTCCTTATATAAGGCCTCATCTAAAAGAAGTTGAGGTGTTAAATTTTGAAAAGTGA
- the rplM gene encoding 50S ribosomal protein L13 produces MKTFMLRKEDVQRDWYVVDATGKTLGRLASEIAKILIGKHKPNYTPHVDNGDFVIVVNAEKIHVTGKKLEKKIYYKHTGYMGHLKETTLKEMLQKKPEEVIRLAVRGMLPKNKLRKRRMKRLKVYAGPEHPHAAQKPKPLEL; encoded by the coding sequence ATGAAGACCTTTATGCTGAGGAAGGAGGACGTCCAGAGAGACTGGTACGTAGTTGACGCTACTGGAAAAACCCTCGGTAGGCTTGCAAGCGAAATTGCTAAAATTCTCATTGGTAAGCACAAGCCAAACTACACCCCTCACGTTGACAACGGTGACTTTGTTATCGTGGTTAACGCAGAGAAAATCCACGTAACCGGTAAAAAGCTTGAGAAGAAAATCTACTACAAGCACACAGGCTACATGGGACACCTCAAAGAAACTACCCTTAAAGAGATGCTCCAGAAGAAGCCCGAGGAGGTTATAAGGCTCGCAGTAAGGGGCATGCTCCCTAAGAACAAGCTCAGAAAGAGAAGGATGAAGAGGTTAAAGGTTTACGCAGGGCCTGAGCATCCCCACGCCGCACAAAAACCCAAACCCCTTGAGCTTTAA
- the rpsI gene encoding 30S ribosomal protein S9, with the protein MAEVRYYGTGKRKTAVARVWLIPNGEGKIQIKRSKNKVLSAEEYFGRITLLKIMQQPFEVTGTTGRFDVLCTVKGGGKSAQADAIKYGIAKALLAFNPELRPVLKKAGFLTRDARIKERKKYGQRGARARYQWSKR; encoded by the coding sequence ATGGCTGAAGTTAGATACTACGGAACAGGAAAGAGGAAAACTGCAGTTGCAAGGGTCTGGCTCATTCCAAACGGAGAGGGGAAGATACAGATAAAGCGTTCAAAGAACAAGGTTCTCTCTGCAGAGGAGTACTTTGGAAGGATTACACTCCTCAAGATTATGCAGCAGCCCTTTGAGGTAACAGGAACTACCGGAAGGTTTGACGTCCTCTGCACTGTAAAGGGTGGCGGAAAGTCAGCTCAGGCAGACGCAATCAAGTACGGAATTGCTAAGGCACTCCTCGCATTTAACCCGGAACTCCGTCCAGTCCTCAAGAAAGCAGGTTTCCTCACAAGGGACGCAAGAATCAAGGAAAGGAAGAAGTACGGTCAAAGGGGAGCACGTGCAAGGTACCAGTGGTCCAAGCGTTAA
- the argC gene encoding N-acetyl-gamma-glutamyl-phosphate reductase, with the protein MQGTSGPSVKAAIIGASGYTGAELLRLLTLHPLVSVVTVTSRQFEGKKLTDVFPHFLKSPFSELQFEPYNSEKIAKNCDVVFCCLPHKASFPIVKELYTINPELKIIDFSADFRFKDPKTYEEVYGVEHSAKELFGKATYGLPEINREEIKRKSIIANPGCYPTSIILGLYPARVKGLIDTSFPIIADSKSGVTGAGRKASLSFTFCEVNESFKAYGVEGHRHAPEIAEKLNLPAVRFTPHLVPMNRGILSTIYFKTEAKKEELQEIYREFYKDEYFVRVRNSPPSTSDVAGTNFCDIYVTKEESTGLAVVISAIDNIGKGASGQAVQNMNIVCGFPETTGLELFSNWI; encoded by the coding sequence GTGCAAGGTACCAGTGGTCCAAGCGTTAAAGCTGCAATTATCGGTGCTTCTGGATATACGGGGGCGGAGCTCCTCCGCCTCCTTACACTACACCCTCTTGTCAGCGTAGTTACCGTTACTTCCAGACAGTTTGAAGGTAAAAAGCTCACAGACGTCTTCCCTCACTTTTTAAAAAGTCCTTTTTCAGAACTCCAATTTGAGCCCTACAACTCCGAAAAGATTGCCAAAAACTGTGATGTTGTCTTCTGCTGTCTTCCTCACAAGGCATCATTCCCCATCGTGAAGGAACTCTACACTATCAACCCTGAGCTTAAAATCATTGACTTTAGCGCAGACTTTAGGTTTAAAGACCCGAAAACCTACGAGGAAGTTTACGGAGTAGAGCACTCGGCAAAGGAGCTCTTTGGAAAGGCCACCTACGGACTTCCAGAGATAAACAGGGAAGAAATAAAGAGAAAAAGCATCATTGCAAATCCCGGCTGTTATCCAACAAGCATCATCTTGGGACTCTACCCTGCAAGGGTAAAAGGACTGATAGACACCTCCTTCCCCATAATAGCCGACAGTAAGTCAGGAGTAACTGGAGCAGGCAGGAAGGCAAGTCTCTCCTTTACTTTCTGCGAGGTTAACGAGTCATTTAAGGCCTACGGAGTAGAGGGTCATCGCCACGCTCCAGAAATTGCTGAAAAGTTAAACCTACCAGCCGTCAGATTTACCCCCCACCTCGTCCCGATGAACAGGGGGATTCTCTCAACAATTTACTTTAAGACCGAGGCAAAGAAGGAAGAACTACAAGAAATCTACAGGGAGTTTTATAAAGACGAATACTTTGTTAGAGTTAGAAACTCTCCTCCCTCAACCTCAGACGTTGCAGGGACAAACTTCTGCGACATCTACGTAACAAAAGAAGAATCAACGGGGCTTGCAGTAGTTATCTCTGCAATTGACAACATCGGTAAAGGCGCTTCTGGTCAGGCCGTCCAAAATATGAATATCGTGTGTGGATTTCCTGAAACCACCGGCCTTGAACTCTTTTCCAACTGGATATAG
- a CDS encoding Uma2 family endonuclease, giving the protein MPLTHRYLPHYTYEDYKRWEGDWELIEGIPYAMTPSPLKKHQIVAGKIYIQLFSQLTECKNCQVLHEIDWIVSKDTVVRPDILVVCGDESEDFVRKTPSIVFEVVSRTTAFKDENLKFELYEREGVNYYVLVYPDEKRLKVYKHTGDKFINVFDGSSGRFTFEIECPLELEVDKVW; this is encoded by the coding sequence ATGCCCTTAACTCACAGATACCTTCCCCACTACACTTATGAAGATTACAAACGCTGGGAAGGAGACTGGGAGCTCATAGAGGGAATTCCTTACGCTATGACACCTTCTCCTTTAAAAAAACACCAGATTGTCGCTGGCAAGATTTACATACAGCTCTTCAGCCAGCTTACGGAGTGTAAAAACTGCCAAGTTCTCCACGAGATAGACTGGATAGTAAGCAAGGACACTGTTGTAAGACCAGACATTTTAGTGGTCTGTGGAGATGAGTCAGAGGATTTCGTTAGGAAAACTCCAAGCATAGTTTTTGAAGTCGTATCAAGAACAACAGCCTTTAAGGACGAAAATTTAAAATTTGAGCTTTACGAGAGGGAAGGAGTAAACTACTACGTCCTTGTCTACCCAGATGAAAAGAGGCTCAAAGTTTACAAACATACAGGCGATAAGTTCATAAACGTCTTTGATGGAAGTTCAGGTAGGTTCACTTTTGAAATTGAGTGTCCGTTAGAGCTTGAAGTTGACAAAGTCTGGTAA